The following coding sequences lie in one Mercenaria mercenaria strain notata chromosome 5, MADL_Memer_1, whole genome shotgun sequence genomic window:
- the LOC123558669 gene encoding ankyrin repeat domain-containing protein 10-like isoform X3 produces MSHDDGNWTPASEDYLRRSFPVHRACRDGDIEQLASLLSAGDFDLYEEDDFYGWSPVHWAAYFGKLACLRRLTNSLEGIVKGCDVVSSRFSQSPAHLSAFGGHPQCLYWLAQSKCDLNAQDYMGETPIHKAARTGSMECVSLLVSQGAKLELKNYSGCLPSEVAAAAGYTECASYLERATQLQKENQPATNPANIGTNSSFSSFHNGRTSPEGQSSGQNFISTNTYHSHPHVAINGTPHHTHIENGLNNNQSEDCDMEMEEGSQEFSQSAMSNGVSPALQNGDVLLNHGVLQNLIPLAGRKRGREDVDEDSYKRARQDEPMSNKCKLNGWLFNNGHMTHQNTNHTGDHVTTVSESMVEHYNSVSMQEGYDSLLMNSVMSKSSGF; encoded by the exons atgTCACACGATGATGGAAATTGGACGCCTGCCAGCGAGGACTATTTAAGGAGAAGTTTCCCAGTTCACCGCGCGTGCCGAGACGGTGATATTGAACAACTTGCCTCTTTGTTGTCTGCCGGCGATTTTGATTTGTATGAAGAAGACGATTTTTACGGCTGGTCACCTGTACATTGGGCAGCATATTTTGGAAAG CTGGCTTGTTTGAGACGCTTGACTAATTCCTTGGAGGGAATAGTGAAAGGGTGTGATGTAGTGTCCTCCAGGTTTTCTCAAAGCCCTGCACATTTAAGTGCTTTTGGAGGTCACCCACAGTGTCTCTACTGGCTGGCTCAATCAAAATGTGATCTAAATGCACAG GACTACATGGGTGAGACCCCTATACACAAGGCAGCAAGAACAGGCAGCATGGAGTGTGTCAGCCTGCTGGTATCTCAGGGTGCTAAACTCGA GCTAAAGAATTACAGTGGCTGTCTGCCGAGTGAAGTGGCGGCTGCTGCAGGTTACACAGAATGTGCAAGTTATTTGGAGAGGGCAACTCAATTACAGAAGGAAAATCAACCTGCCACCAACCCAGCAAATATTGGAACAAACTCATCGTTCAGCTCATTTCATAATGGTAGAACATCTCCTGAAGGCCAGTCAAGTGGTCAAAACTTTATTTCCACAAATACATATCATTCTCACCCCCATGTTGCAATAAATGGCACACCCCATCACACCCATATAGAAAATGGGCTCAATAACAACCAATCAGAAGACTGTGATATGGAGATGGAGGAAGGGTCACAAGAGTTCAGCCAATCAGCAATGTCAAATGGTGTCTCCCCTGCATTACAGAATGGAGATGTCCTGCTGAATCATGGTGTGTTGCAGAATCTCATCCCATTGGCTGGTAGAAAGAGGGGGAGAGAGGATGTTGATGAAGACTCGTACAAAAGAGCAAGACAAGAtg AACCAATGTCGAACAAATGCAAGCTGAATGGCTGGCTGTTCAACAATGGTCACATGACTCATCAGAACACAAATCACACGGGTGATCATGTGACCACGGTGTCAGAAAGTATGGTGGAGCATTACAATTCAGTCTCGATGCAGGAAGGTTATGACAGCTTGCTGATGAACTCTGTGATGAGCAAGTCTAGTGgcttttga
- the LOC123558669 gene encoding ankyrin repeat domain-containing protein 10-like isoform X1 → MSHDDGNWTPASEDYLRRSFPVHRACRDGDIEQLASLLSAGDFDLYEEDDFYGWSPVHWAAYFGKLACLRRLTNSLEGIVKGCDVVSSRFSQSPAHLSAFGGHPQCLYWLAQSKCDLNAQDYMGETPIHKAARTGSMECVSLLVSQGAKLELKNYSGCLPSEVAAAAGYTECASYLERATQLQKENQPATNPANIGTNSSFSSFHNGRTSPEGQSSGQNFISTNTYHSHPHVAINGTPHHTHIENGLNNNQSEDCDMEMEEGSQEFSQSAMSNGVSPALQNGDVLLNHGVLQNLIPLAGRKRGREDVDEDSYKRARQDDFVFRQSVQHDFAQLPFAHGFDAAPSMDCNENMAPPRSNEHLNSAFQNPQNSSGFTVVCDPSWGHEAGMADRGHLGEINQNRVEPFSCLRFKDPPVKCINFMSHYI, encoded by the exons atgTCACACGATGATGGAAATTGGACGCCTGCCAGCGAGGACTATTTAAGGAGAAGTTTCCCAGTTCACCGCGCGTGCCGAGACGGTGATATTGAACAACTTGCCTCTTTGTTGTCTGCCGGCGATTTTGATTTGTATGAAGAAGACGATTTTTACGGCTGGTCACCTGTACATTGGGCAGCATATTTTGGAAAG CTGGCTTGTTTGAGACGCTTGACTAATTCCTTGGAGGGAATAGTGAAAGGGTGTGATGTAGTGTCCTCCAGGTTTTCTCAAAGCCCTGCACATTTAAGTGCTTTTGGAGGTCACCCACAGTGTCTCTACTGGCTGGCTCAATCAAAATGTGATCTAAATGCACAG GACTACATGGGTGAGACCCCTATACACAAGGCAGCAAGAACAGGCAGCATGGAGTGTGTCAGCCTGCTGGTATCTCAGGGTGCTAAACTCGA GCTAAAGAATTACAGTGGCTGTCTGCCGAGTGAAGTGGCGGCTGCTGCAGGTTACACAGAATGTGCAAGTTATTTGGAGAGGGCAACTCAATTACAGAAGGAAAATCAACCTGCCACCAACCCAGCAAATATTGGAACAAACTCATCGTTCAGCTCATTTCATAATGGTAGAACATCTCCTGAAGGCCAGTCAAGTGGTCAAAACTTTATTTCCACAAATACATATCATTCTCACCCCCATGTTGCAATAAATGGCACACCCCATCACACCCATATAGAAAATGGGCTCAATAACAACCAATCAGAAGACTGTGATATGGAGATGGAGGAAGGGTCACAAGAGTTCAGCCAATCAGCAATGTCAAATGGTGTCTCCCCTGCATTACAGAATGGAGATGTCCTGCTGAATCATGGTGTGTTGCAGAATCTCATCCCATTGGCTGGTAGAAAGAGGGGGAGAGAGGATGTTGATGAAGACTCGTACAAAAGAGCAAGACAAGAtg ATTTTGTCTTTCGCCAAAGTGTTCAACACGACTTTGCCCAGCTTCCATTCGCACATGGCTTTGACGCAGCACCCAGTATGGACTGTAATGAAAACATGGCCCCTCCACGCAGCAATGAGCACCttaattcagcttttcaaaatccCCAGAATTCATCAGGGTTCACAGTGGTGTGTGACCCTTCATGGGGTCATGAGGCAGGGATGGCAGACAGGGGTCACCTTGGCGAGATTAATCAGAACCGTGTTGAACCCTTTTCATGTCTGAGATTTAAAGACCCGCCTGTTAAATGTATTAACTTCATGTCACATTATATATAG
- the LOC123558669 gene encoding ankyrin repeat domain-containing protein 10-like isoform X2: MSHDDGNWTPASEDYLRRSFPVHRACRDGDIEQLASLLSAGDFDLYEEDDFYGWSPVHWAAYFGKLQCLTLLLQRGGNCDAPTERLNQTPSHIAAYGGYCHCLKWLLHCGATINRQDYMGETPIHKAARTGSMECVSLLVSQGAKLELKNYSGCLPSEVAAAAGYTECASYLERATQLQKENQPATNPANIGTNSSFSSFHNGRTSPEGQSSGQNFISTNTYHSHPHVAINGTPHHTHIENGLNNNQSEDCDMEMEEGSQEFSQSAMSNGVSPALQNGDVLLNHGVLQNLIPLAGRKRGREDVDEDSYKRARQDDFVFRQSVQHDFAQLPFAHGFDAAPSMDCNENMAPPRSNEHLNSAFQNPQNSSGFTVVCDPSWGHEAGMADRGHLGEINQNRVEPFSCLRFKDPPVKCINFMSHYI, from the exons atgTCACACGATGATGGAAATTGGACGCCTGCCAGCGAGGACTATTTAAGGAGAAGTTTCCCAGTTCACCGCGCGTGCCGAGACGGTGATATTGAACAACTTGCCTCTTTGTTGTCTGCCGGCGATTTTGATTTGTATGAAGAAGACGATTTTTACGGCTGGTCACCTGTACATTGGGCAGCATATTTTGGAAAG TTACAATGCTTGACGCTTTTGCTGCAAAGAGGTGGAAATTGTGATGCACCTACAGAACGATTAAACCAGACTCCATCTCATATAGCAGCTTATGGCGGTTATTGTCACTGTTTAAAATGGCTTCTCCACTGTGGTGCCACTATAAATAGACAg GACTACATGGGTGAGACCCCTATACACAAGGCAGCAAGAACAGGCAGCATGGAGTGTGTCAGCCTGCTGGTATCTCAGGGTGCTAAACTCGA GCTAAAGAATTACAGTGGCTGTCTGCCGAGTGAAGTGGCGGCTGCTGCAGGTTACACAGAATGTGCAAGTTATTTGGAGAGGGCAACTCAATTACAGAAGGAAAATCAACCTGCCACCAACCCAGCAAATATTGGAACAAACTCATCGTTCAGCTCATTTCATAATGGTAGAACATCTCCTGAAGGCCAGTCAAGTGGTCAAAACTTTATTTCCACAAATACATATCATTCTCACCCCCATGTTGCAATAAATGGCACACCCCATCACACCCATATAGAAAATGGGCTCAATAACAACCAATCAGAAGACTGTGATATGGAGATGGAGGAAGGGTCACAAGAGTTCAGCCAATCAGCAATGTCAAATGGTGTCTCCCCTGCATTACAGAATGGAGATGTCCTGCTGAATCATGGTGTGTTGCAGAATCTCATCCCATTGGCTGGTAGAAAGAGGGGGAGAGAGGATGTTGATGAAGACTCGTACAAAAGAGCAAGACAAGAtg ATTTTGTCTTTCGCCAAAGTGTTCAACACGACTTTGCCCAGCTTCCATTCGCACATGGCTTTGACGCAGCACCCAGTATGGACTGTAATGAAAACATGGCCCCTCCACGCAGCAATGAGCACCttaattcagcttttcaaaatccCCAGAATTCATCAGGGTTCACAGTGGTGTGTGACCCTTCATGGGGTCATGAGGCAGGGATGGCAGACAGGGGTCACCTTGGCGAGATTAATCAGAACCGTGTTGAACCCTTTTCATGTCTGAGATTTAAAGACCCGCCTGTTAAATGTATTAACTTCATGTCACATTATATATAG
- the LOC123558669 gene encoding ankyrin repeat domain-containing protein 10-like isoform X4, whose protein sequence is MSHDDGNWTPASEDYLRRSFPVHRACRDGDIEQLASLLSAGDFDLYEEDDFYGWSPVHWAAYFGKLACLRRLTNSLEGIVKGCDVVSSRFSQSPAHLSAFGGHPQCLYWLAQSKCDLNAQDYMGETPIHKAARTGSMECVSLLVSQGAKLELKNYSGCLPSEVAAAAGYTECASYLERATQLQKENQPATNPANIGTNSSFSSFHNGRTSPEGQSSGQNFISTNTYHSHPHVAINGTPHHTHIENGLNNNQSEDCDMEMEEGSQEFSQSAMSNGVSPALQNGDVLLNHGVLQNLIPLAGRKRGREDVDEDSYKRARQDGLSNQREATGDNNNILSSYFAVLAISTEPFSREHSGLH, encoded by the exons atgTCACACGATGATGGAAATTGGACGCCTGCCAGCGAGGACTATTTAAGGAGAAGTTTCCCAGTTCACCGCGCGTGCCGAGACGGTGATATTGAACAACTTGCCTCTTTGTTGTCTGCCGGCGATTTTGATTTGTATGAAGAAGACGATTTTTACGGCTGGTCACCTGTACATTGGGCAGCATATTTTGGAAAG CTGGCTTGTTTGAGACGCTTGACTAATTCCTTGGAGGGAATAGTGAAAGGGTGTGATGTAGTGTCCTCCAGGTTTTCTCAAAGCCCTGCACATTTAAGTGCTTTTGGAGGTCACCCACAGTGTCTCTACTGGCTGGCTCAATCAAAATGTGATCTAAATGCACAG GACTACATGGGTGAGACCCCTATACACAAGGCAGCAAGAACAGGCAGCATGGAGTGTGTCAGCCTGCTGGTATCTCAGGGTGCTAAACTCGA GCTAAAGAATTACAGTGGCTGTCTGCCGAGTGAAGTGGCGGCTGCTGCAGGTTACACAGAATGTGCAAGTTATTTGGAGAGGGCAACTCAATTACAGAAGGAAAATCAACCTGCCACCAACCCAGCAAATATTGGAACAAACTCATCGTTCAGCTCATTTCATAATGGTAGAACATCTCCTGAAGGCCAGTCAAGTGGTCAAAACTTTATTTCCACAAATACATATCATTCTCACCCCCATGTTGCAATAAATGGCACACCCCATCACACCCATATAGAAAATGGGCTCAATAACAACCAATCAGAAGACTGTGATATGGAGATGGAGGAAGGGTCACAAGAGTTCAGCCAATCAGCAATGTCAAATGGTGTCTCCCCTGCATTACAGAATGGAGATGTCCTGCTGAATCATGGTGTGTTGCAGAATCTCATCCCATTGGCTGGTAGAAAGAGGGGGAGAGAGGATGTTGATGAAGACTCGTACAAAAGAGCAAGACAAGAtg GGTTGTCCAATCAAAGGGAGGCAACCggtgataataataatatcctGAGTAGTTACTTTGCCGTGCTTGCGATTTCTACGGAACCGTTCAGTCGAGAACATTCTGGTCTCCATTGA